The following proteins come from a genomic window of Gimesia chilikensis:
- a CDS encoding DUF4339 domain-containing protein codes for MAQDSWYYRQSEETTSGPISFEELFSMAHARKLTPQMEVRVGEGGNWFPAADIGGLFDARESGETELSLDDFSIVDSSFGMEENANLPSMEGFSIVEEEDKLSSELESQLPRFATLEAVRSKHQKVQWYCRVLNHELGPMSAEDLMQMLFDGELAPNDEVKSSAEPEWVPARTVVFLSSSGSDLDVIDAEDMDADQIVPTSGETETEEAEAEVSESSRKKKSKKKQAKEEEKKAAEPPKPPILKLRSRQKWYCKLGGMGYGPIEAHKIKMWAEQQRVEPTDLLKLGRKGEWFEAWQIEALQLKKPEPKKEEAAAPAETESAEATTAAATPAAAVPPPASSPAASPVPMAATPPPSRPAKPQIKVARSNPFEALGPMMDPKILGGVGGAIVLAAILYFVPLGDLFAPGGDAELAKFKAIHQEFLALQQKQASDAEWSSFKNKVKSEMDPLIKELESSAGSDRPQLQQMLWAGRDYLPGMLDNARTEPSPDQEKFEKHLKEAERIINE; via the coding sequence ATGGCACAGGACAGCTGGTATTACAGGCAGTCAGAAGAAACAACATCTGGTCCCATCTCTTTCGAAGAGCTGTTTTCCATGGCTCATGCAAGAAAGCTGACGCCACAAATGGAGGTCAGAGTTGGTGAGGGCGGGAACTGGTTTCCCGCAGCAGACATTGGAGGGTTGTTCGACGCACGCGAGTCAGGGGAGACCGAACTCTCTCTGGACGATTTTTCGATCGTGGACTCTTCGTTCGGGATGGAAGAGAATGCGAACTTGCCCTCCATGGAAGGTTTCTCAATCGTCGAAGAGGAAGATAAGCTTTCTTCCGAGCTCGAATCTCAACTCCCCCGCTTTGCCACTTTGGAAGCGGTGCGGAGCAAGCATCAGAAAGTGCAGTGGTACTGCCGGGTGCTGAATCATGAACTCGGGCCGATGTCAGCCGAAGATCTGATGCAGATGCTGTTTGATGGCGAACTGGCACCCAACGATGAGGTGAAGTCATCTGCAGAACCGGAGTGGGTTCCTGCGCGAACGGTGGTCTTCTTAAGTTCATCGGGAAGTGACCTGGACGTCATTGATGCGGAAGATATGGATGCAGACCAGATCGTACCGACGTCCGGCGAAACGGAGACCGAAGAGGCAGAAGCGGAAGTTTCTGAATCATCCAGGAAAAAGAAAAGCAAGAAAAAGCAAGCAAAAGAAGAAGAGAAGAAAGCAGCAGAGCCACCCAAGCCACCGATCCTGAAGTTGCGGTCCCGTCAGAAATGGTACTGCAAACTGGGAGGCATGGGTTACGGTCCAATCGAAGCACACAAAATCAAAATGTGGGCGGAGCAGCAGCGTGTCGAACCCACCGATTTGCTCAAGCTGGGTAGAAAAGGGGAGTGGTTTGAAGCCTGGCAGATTGAAGCGTTACAGTTGAAAAAGCCCGAGCCGAAGAAAGAGGAAGCAGCAGCTCCCGCGGAAACGGAGAGCGCTGAGGCGACGACCGCTGCGGCAACTCCCGCAGCTGCTGTTCCACCGCCGGCCAGTAGTCCAGCTGCCTCTCCAGTTCCGATGGCTGCCACTCCTCCGCCGTCCCGTCCCGCCAAGCCGCAGATCAAAGTCGCCCGTTCCAATCCATTCGAGGCGCTGGGGCCTATGATGGATCCCAAAATTCTGGGAGGTGTAGGCGGAGCGATCGTCTTGGCTGCAATTCTGTACTTCGTCCCACTGGGAGACCTGTTTGCCCCCGGCGGAGATGCTGAACTGGCCAAGTTCAAAGCGATCCACCAGGAATTTCTGGCACTGCAACAGAAGCAGGCCAGCGATGCCGAGTGGTCCAGTTTCAAGAACAAGGTCAAATCAGAGATGGACCCCCTGATCAAAGAGCTCGAATCGAGTGCCGGTTCTGATCGCCCTCAGCTCCAGCAGATGCTCTGGGCGGGCCGCGATTATCTGCCTGGGATGCTGGACAATGCACGCACCGAACCAAGCCCCGACCAGGAAAAATTTGAGAAGCATCTCAAAGAGGCAGAACGCATTATTAATGAATGA
- the lnt gene encoding apolipoprotein N-acyltransferase — MTSTTISTEPNPSDLPEMEPQSVSDAQSSQPESTPDHALGQDIQRIINTARTSPAPTWGAWTLSGLTAVLMWASFTPVDFGPLGWVCLIPLLLLVRIPRATRLMYTATLFGGLLFTVPTLQWMRLGDPSMYIAWIALACYFALYFPTFVFLSRISVHRFRIPLPLAAPVMWVGLEYMRAYLLTGFSWYYIGHTQYRWTELIQISDITGAYGVSFVVVMLAACFTDLLPMSLMKRLQLFPTNLTPEEQNLDQIGRKQLVQTAVCLALFLSVLGYGYLRRGQAEFKDGPRIALIQGNFPTSVKHDQNQWRSIYLKHLVLMGAAVRHQPDLVVWPETMFRWPLVDRNGKTNEQLQAIAPEIPLKKWNEPSVHKTLTNMSQEANAALVIGLDTVSAGDKRVEQYNSAVFVRPDVGITSRYDKIHRVPFGEYLPLRDTLPFLQVFTPYGASFGIQPGKHAANFEYQDWNFAPVICFEDTVPQLVRSVMNQSSTAESPSAPIDCLVNLTNDGWFHGSSELDQHLITASFRCVENRTPMVRAVNTGISAVIDGDGMIVEPDVFIDGDNQGRKSFVNPKTGRWNKSMNAVVIDTVPLDNRTSLYTKYGDWFAGFCCFSALFVFFMGLLLRKQKTAAA, encoded by the coding sequence ATGACCTCGACCACAATTTCTACCGAACCAAATCCCTCTGACCTTCCTGAAATGGAACCACAGTCCGTGTCTGATGCTCAATCCTCCCAACCTGAATCCACCCCCGATCATGCCCTGGGGCAGGACATTCAGCGGATCATCAATACCGCGCGGACTTCGCCTGCTCCCACCTGGGGAGCCTGGACGTTGTCGGGATTGACGGCGGTGCTGATGTGGGCCAGCTTCACTCCCGTTGACTTCGGACCGCTGGGCTGGGTCTGCCTGATTCCGCTGCTGTTATTGGTTCGCATTCCCCGCGCAACCAGATTGATGTATACCGCCACCCTTTTTGGCGGACTGCTGTTTACTGTTCCCACGCTGCAGTGGATGCGACTCGGTGATCCCAGTATGTATATCGCCTGGATCGCACTCGCGTGTTACTTCGCATTGTACTTTCCGACCTTCGTCTTTCTGAGCCGCATTTCCGTGCATCGGTTCCGTATTCCGTTGCCACTGGCCGCACCCGTGATGTGGGTGGGTCTGGAATACATGCGGGCTTACCTGTTGACCGGGTTCTCCTGGTACTACATTGGCCATACGCAATACCGGTGGACCGAGCTGATTCAGATCAGTGATATTACGGGAGCCTACGGTGTCAGCTTTGTTGTGGTGATGCTGGCTGCCTGTTTTACCGATCTGCTGCCGATGTCACTGATGAAGCGGCTTCAACTCTTTCCGACCAATCTGACACCGGAAGAACAGAACCTGGATCAGATTGGTCGCAAGCAGCTGGTTCAGACCGCGGTCTGTCTGGCCCTGTTTCTGTCGGTACTGGGCTATGGCTATCTGCGTCGCGGGCAGGCTGAGTTTAAAGATGGCCCCCGTATCGCGCTGATTCAGGGTAATTTCCCGACGTCAGTCAAACACGATCAGAATCAGTGGCGGTCAATCTACCTGAAACATCTGGTGTTGATGGGCGCCGCTGTCCGGCATCAGCCCGATCTGGTAGTCTGGCCGGAGACGATGTTCCGCTGGCCGCTGGTAGATCGCAACGGAAAAACCAACGAGCAACTTCAGGCGATCGCACCGGAAATTCCGCTGAAGAAATGGAACGAACCTTCGGTTCACAAAACACTGACGAATATGAGCCAGGAAGCGAACGCCGCTTTGGTGATTGGACTCGATACGGTCTCTGCCGGAGACAAGCGCGTGGAGCAATATAACTCTGCTGTCTTCGTGCGGCCGGATGTCGGGATTACCTCCCGCTACGACAAAATTCACCGGGTTCCGTTCGGCGAGTATCTCCCCTTACGCGACACCCTGCCCTTCCTGCAGGTCTTCACTCCCTATGGGGCCTCCTTCGGGATTCAACCTGGGAAGCACGCGGCGAACTTTGAATACCAGGACTGGAACTTCGCCCCGGTGATCTGTTTTGAAGATACCGTTCCCCAGCTGGTTCGCTCGGTAATGAATCAGTCATCGACGGCAGAGTCACCCTCGGCCCCGATCGACTGCCTTGTCAACCTGACCAATGACGGCTGGTTCCATGGCTCCAGTGAGCTGGATCAGCACCTGATTACCGCTTCGTTCCGCTGCGTGGAGAACCGGACGCCGATGGTACGTGCCGTGAATACAGGGATCTCGGCTGTCATCGATGGTGACGGCATGATTGTTGAGCCCGATGTCTTCATTGATGGTGACAATCAGGGGCGGAAATCGTTTGTGAATCCGAAGACCGGGCGGTGGAACAAATCGATGAATGCGGTTGTCATCGATACGGTTCCCCTGGATAACCGGACCAGCCTGTACACGAAATACGGTGACTGGTTTGCGGGCTTCTGCTGCTTTAGTGCCCTGTTTGTCTTCTTTATGGGGCTGTTGCTGCGAAAGCAGAAAACTGCTGCTGCCTGA
- the glp gene encoding gephyrin-like molybdotransferase Glp yields the protein MLSVQQAFDQILKTVRPTTPQRCSLFEATHGVLAEDAVSDVNIPPFDKALMDGFAVRSCDVPDGTGTLQIQEVIYAGSVPSRSLEAGQTSQIMTGAPLPEGADAVIQIEHCEINESEQTVRLKTTPVEPGKNMLYRASVLEAGATVVKAGAYLRAQEIGALAETGSPRISVRMRPSVAILATGDELVPPEERPQAGQIRNSNEVMLHSQILQADARPVPLGIARDERTHLREKIREGLESDFLLLSGGVSAGELDLVPSELEAAGVKQVFHKVNLKPGKPLWFGILERETGSPCYIFGLPGNPVSSMVCFELFVRSALRQFLGDPHPMPRTLRARLTADFHSRGDRPTYQPARVEWSEGAASVTPLKSMGSADLHATVAANAVALFSTGNQLYQSGFLIDTFLW from the coding sequence ATGCTGTCTGTCCAGCAAGCATTCGATCAGATTCTCAAAACAGTCCGACCCACGACTCCCCAACGTTGCTCATTGTTTGAAGCCACGCATGGTGTGCTGGCGGAAGATGCCGTCAGTGATGTCAATATTCCCCCGTTCGATAAGGCACTGATGGATGGCTTTGCCGTTCGCAGTTGCGACGTGCCTGACGGAACCGGGACCCTGCAGATTCAGGAAGTCATCTACGCCGGTTCGGTGCCGAGTCGGTCACTGGAGGCGGGACAGACGTCGCAGATCATGACCGGCGCCCCGTTGCCGGAAGGTGCGGATGCTGTGATTCAGATCGAACATTGTGAGATCAACGAATCCGAGCAGACGGTGCGGCTTAAAACGACGCCCGTCGAACCGGGTAAGAATATGCTTTACCGGGCTTCGGTGCTGGAGGCAGGGGCGACCGTGGTCAAAGCGGGCGCGTATCTTCGCGCCCAGGAGATCGGCGCGTTGGCCGAGACCGGCAGTCCCCGGATTTCGGTCCGCATGCGACCATCGGTAGCGATTCTGGCGACCGGCGATGAGCTGGTGCCCCCGGAAGAGCGTCCCCAGGCGGGACAGATTCGTAATTCGAATGAAGTCATGCTGCATTCCCAGATCCTGCAAGCCGATGCCCGACCTGTACCACTGGGAATCGCCCGCGACGAACGCACCCATCTACGCGAGAAAATCCGGGAAGGTCTCGAGAGCGACTTTCTGCTGCTCTCCGGTGGTGTTTCTGCCGGGGAACTGGACCTGGTCCCCTCGGAGTTGGAAGCAGCCGGCGTGAAACAGGTATTTCACAAGGTGAATCTGAAGCCGGGCAAGCCGCTCTGGTTTGGGATTCTGGAGCGTGAGACTGGTTCGCCCTGCTACATTTTCGGTTTGCCTGGGAACCCGGTGAGCAGTATGGTCTGTTTCGAACTTTTTGTGCGCTCCGCGTTGCGACAGTTCCTCGGAGATCCCCATCCGATGCCCCGGACATTGAGAGCACGGCTGACGGCGGACTTTCACTCGCGAGGGGATCGCCCCACTTATCAACCCGCTCGCGTCGAGTGGTCAGAGGGGGCTGCGTCTGTAACTCCTTTGAAATCAATGGGTTCTGCAGATTTGCATGCAACAGTGGCCGCAAATGCAGTAGCGCTGTTCTCTACGGGCAATCAGCTGTATCAGAGCGGGTTCTTAATTGACACATTTTTATGGTAG
- a CDS encoding anthranilate synthase component II, which produces MIFVLDNYDSFTYNLVQRFGEIDPTLQIEVARNDQTSIEEIERLAPEKIIISPGPCTPGEAGLSKEIIAHFAGKVPILGVCLGHQCIAEVFGAKVVRAQRLMHGKVSEVYHDGKGVFQNLTSPFQATRYHSLIVPEETCPEELEVCAWVEEEGQPKEVMGLRHRKFAVHGVQFHPESFLTHEGITLLKNFLQLPAEELTSV; this is translated from the coding sequence GTGATTTTCGTTCTCGATAACTATGATTCCTTTACCTATAACCTTGTTCAACGGTTTGGGGAAATTGATCCGACACTTCAGATTGAAGTGGCCCGCAACGATCAGACTTCGATTGAGGAGATCGAGCGGTTAGCCCCTGAGAAAATCATTATCTCTCCCGGTCCCTGTACTCCGGGTGAAGCAGGTCTTTCGAAAGAGATCATTGCACATTTCGCGGGGAAAGTTCCCATCCTGGGTGTCTGTCTGGGGCATCAGTGCATCGCAGAAGTCTTTGGTGCGAAAGTGGTTCGTGCTCAGCGCCTGATGCACGGAAAAGTCTCTGAGGTATATCATGACGGCAAAGGCGTGTTTCAGAACCTGACTTCCCCATTTCAGGCGACCCGCTATCACAGCCTGATTGTTCCCGAGGAAACCTGCCCTGAGGAGCTGGAAGTTTGTGCCTGGGTCGAAGAAGAGGGACAGCCAAAAGAGGTCATGGGGCTCCGACATCGGAAATTCGCGGTCCATGGCGTGCAGTTCCATCCGGAAAGTTTTCTGACGCACGAAGGAATCACTCTACTGAAAAACTTCCTGCAGTTGCCCGCGGAAGAACTCACCAGCGTTTGA
- a CDS encoding polysaccharide biosynthesis protein, which translates to MDSRPISNWLKRFTISRRQLFWMVVFLPIFCAIYYLAFWLRYEGSLNVDGVLGENGFRMFRATVLWAVGLKTITFWGSGVYKIRSRYITTRDVVNLAKAVTISSIGLALIDYLFFPKIMLPRSVFLIDWGSTILVVCGICAGIRMVRDSGRKFRQQGNCKPTFIIGANEAGAALLRMIERDKNSCLRVVGFLDDYSSRIGTRINGVPVLGSLAQMCVLAEDYGVSEVLLPADEIPGKTVRQLMEAGNSADISVQVLPSYQQLLSGKVEMKPRPVCIEDLLGREPVQLDMQNIRDWMDDRVLMVTGSAGSIGSEICRQLLQFSPRRLILVDRSENSQFYLERELIKLGYAGRFDVVIADINDSKRIRAVMREYQPDILFHAAAYKHVPLMEGNPGEAVKNIALATKHLADLAEEFNVGSFVMISSDKAVNPTNVMGANKRIAELYVQSLAAHSRCHFVTVRFGNVLGSAGSVVPIFTQQIQNGGPVTVTDERMQRYFMTIPEASQLVIQAGAMGRGGEIFVLDMGEPVRIVDLATDLVQLSGLKVGEDIEIQFTGLRPGEKLYEELHVDGEKHLPTRHPKIMVAEKVSVSEQFIHDSFARLEAITEQPSPVILAEIQRILPEFQSSISQPAETPLRRAA; encoded by the coding sequence TTGGACTCCAGGCCGATATCAAACTGGTTGAAACGCTTTACCATCTCACGGCGGCAGCTGTTCTGGATGGTTGTCTTTCTACCTATATTCTGCGCGATCTACTATCTGGCGTTCTGGCTGCGCTATGAAGGCTCTCTCAACGTCGATGGCGTACTGGGAGAAAACGGCTTTCGCATGTTTCGCGCAACGGTCCTCTGGGCCGTTGGTCTGAAGACGATCACCTTCTGGGGGAGCGGCGTCTATAAAATCCGCAGTCGCTACATCACCACCCGCGATGTGGTCAACCTGGCCAAAGCAGTCACCATCAGCTCAATCGGGCTGGCTCTGATCGATTACCTCTTCTTTCCCAAGATCATGCTTCCTCGTTCTGTCTTTCTGATTGACTGGGGCTCCACGATCCTCGTGGTCTGTGGAATCTGTGCCGGAATTCGCATGGTTCGTGACAGTGGCCGCAAGTTTCGCCAGCAGGGAAATTGCAAACCAACATTCATTATCGGTGCCAATGAAGCCGGCGCCGCGCTCTTGCGGATGATCGAACGCGATAAAAATTCCTGCCTGCGAGTCGTGGGTTTTCTGGACGACTATTCCAGCCGGATCGGTACCCGCATCAACGGGGTTCCGGTGCTCGGTTCGCTCGCCCAGATGTGCGTCCTCGCAGAAGACTACGGCGTCTCGGAAGTGCTGCTTCCGGCCGATGAGATTCCGGGCAAGACGGTCCGCCAGTTAATGGAAGCCGGCAACTCGGCCGACATCTCGGTACAGGTACTCCCCAGTTATCAGCAGTTGCTCTCGGGTAAAGTGGAGATGAAACCACGGCCCGTCTGTATTGAAGACCTGCTGGGACGTGAGCCCGTACAGCTCGACATGCAGAACATTCGCGACTGGATGGATGACCGCGTACTCATGGTCACCGGCAGTGCCGGCAGCATCGGTTCGGAAATCTGTCGTCAACTCCTGCAGTTCTCTCCCCGACGACTGATCCTGGTCGACCGGTCCGAGAACAGCCAGTTCTACCTCGAACGGGAACTGATCAAACTGGGATACGCGGGTCGCTTCGACGTCGTGATTGCCGACATCAACGATTCCAAACGCATTCGCGCCGTTATGCGGGAATACCAGCCGGACATTCTGTTCCACGCCGCTGCTTACAAACACGTCCCCCTGATGGAGGGCAACCCTGGCGAAGCGGTCAAGAACATCGCGCTGGCTACCAAACACCTCGCCGACCTGGCAGAAGAATTCAACGTCGGCTCGTTCGTGATGATCTCCTCGGACAAAGCCGTCAACCCGACCAACGTCATGGGCGCCAACAAGCGGATTGCCGAGTTGTACGTGCAGTCGCTCGCCGCTCATTCCCGCTGTCACTTTGTGACGGTTCGCTTCGGCAACGTTCTGGGTTCCGCCGGTAGTGTGGTGCCAATCTTCACACAGCAGATCCAGAACGGCGGCCCGGTCACGGTTACCGACGAACGGATGCAACGTTACTTCATGACGATCCCCGAAGCCTCGCAGCTGGTGATTCAAGCTGGTGCGATGGGGCGGGGCGGGGAAATCTTCGTGCTCGATATGGGTGAACCCGTGCGGATCGTTGATCTCGCAACCGACCTGGTTCAACTCTCCGGTCTCAAGGTGGGTGAAGATATCGAAATCCAGTTCACCGGTCTGCGGCCCGGCGAGAAGCTCTATGAAGAACTGCACGTTGACGGCGAAAAACATCTGCCGACCCGGCATCCCAAAATCATGGTCGCCGAAAAGGTCTCGGTCAGCGAACAGTTCATCCATGACTCCTTCGCGCGACTGGAAGCCATCACCGAACAACCTTCTCCAGTGATTCTCGCAGAAATTCAGCGGATCCTTCCCGAATTTCAGTCCAGCATTTCTCAACCTGCAGAGACACCTCTCCGCCGCGCTGCTTAA
- a CDS encoding sugar ABC transporter substrate-binding protein, which translates to MNKALRFLISSSLLLLFAPLLSGCNDSSAPGTGSDPAQAEGNTAPPGRLFGASFQTLNNPFFVDLGNGLQKELAAHGDELIILDAQFNSLKQKNDLSDLILKDVAGIFVNPVNWEGLKGSLLEAQRKNVPIIIVDAPVKESDEELIVCTVASDNVRAGQLAAEALAKVNPKAKLVVLHLSVNKACIDRVAGFKETLQKYPDMEILDVQEAKGTTEGARPVMRDLIGRYPDLNAVFAINDPNALGVISALDSANKLDDVTIVTVDGSQAGIKAIQAGKLHSTSAQFPKEIGKIAAEKMLAHLNGEPVEKDVKVRVELITTENAEQHLEAD; encoded by the coding sequence ATGAACAAGGCGCTACGGTTTCTGATCTCGTCTTCACTGTTGCTGCTCTTCGCACCACTTCTCAGTGGCTGTAATGACAGCTCCGCTCCTGGAACTGGTTCCGACCCCGCGCAGGCAGAGGGCAACACTGCCCCTCCGGGTCGACTGTTTGGTGCTTCCTTTCAGACATTGAATAATCCCTTCTTCGTCGATCTGGGCAATGGACTGCAGAAAGAACTCGCCGCGCACGGCGATGAACTGATCATCCTCGACGCGCAGTTCAATTCACTGAAACAGAAAAACGATCTCTCCGATCTGATTCTCAAAGACGTCGCCGGCATCTTTGTCAATCCGGTCAACTGGGAAGGCCTCAAAGGGTCTCTACTGGAAGCACAGCGTAAAAACGTGCCCATCATCATCGTCGATGCTCCGGTCAAGGAATCAGACGAAGAACTGATTGTCTGCACCGTCGCTTCCGATAATGTCCGCGCGGGACAACTCGCTGCCGAGGCCCTGGCCAAAGTGAACCCCAAAGCGAAATTGGTCGTATTGCACCTCTCGGTCAATAAAGCCTGTATCGACCGGGTCGCCGGTTTTAAAGAGACGCTGCAGAAATATCCGGACATGGAAATCCTCGACGTTCAGGAAGCCAAAGGGACGACCGAAGGAGCCCGCCCCGTGATGCGTGACCTCATCGGCCGCTATCCCGATCTGAACGCAGTCTTCGCCATCAATGATCCCAATGCCCTGGGTGTGATATCGGCTCTCGATTCGGCTAACAAACTGGACGACGTGACCATCGTCACCGTCGATGGTTCGCAGGCGGGGATCAAAGCGATCCAGGCCGGAAAGCTGCATTCGACTTCGGCTCAGTTCCCCAAGGAGATCGGTAAGATCGCAGCGGAGAAAATGCTCGCGCATCTGAATGGGGAACCGGTTGAAAAAGACGTGAAAGTCCGCGTCGAACTGATCACAACCGAAAATGCGGAGCAGCACCTGGAGGCAGACTGA
- a CDS encoding sugar ABC transporter ATP-binding protein, with the protein MPATLAPLLRLEGITKHFGNVTALDQVNLEIQAGEIHTLLGENGAGKSTLIKILGGIYQPDAGTLWSEDEPITLPNVSAADRYQIRLIHQELSLAPNLTVAENIFLGREPSTLGWLRKREMNRQAQALILQLGLTELRDVTATVSTLSTAHQQLVEIARALSQEARVLVLDEPTSSLSELEVEALFQTLRRLRAQGVGIVYISHRMEEIMRLSDRITVLRDGKTVGTAPASEVNPQTLIRWMVGRDIKDHFPRPSHRPGAVALSVSDLSNANVADVSFEVRYGEVLGLAGLVGAGRTELARALFGIDRIDKGTIQIDGKPVRIRSPRDALRQGLVLVPEDRKQQGLIVEQSVAFNITLPWLKEWIRGCAFHYKTRDKMVERTISRFGVRLSDAEQPVRDLSGGNQQKVLVGRWMEHPPKILILDEPTRGIDVGAREDLYRIIGELVSQGMALILISSDLDEVMNISHQIGTFRAGRLTGISPAESVTAEEVMHQLTGGSSA; encoded by the coding sequence ATGCCTGCCACCTTAGCGCCTCTGCTACGACTGGAAGGCATCACCAAGCACTTCGGGAACGTCACCGCCCTGGATCAGGTCAATCTGGAGATTCAGGCAGGCGAAATCCATACGTTGCTGGGTGAGAATGGCGCCGGTAAAAGTACGCTGATCAAGATTCTGGGAGGCATCTACCAGCCCGATGCAGGCACACTCTGGTCGGAAGACGAACCGATTACACTGCCCAACGTCTCAGCCGCCGACCGTTATCAGATTCGACTGATTCACCAGGAACTTTCACTCGCCCCCAATCTCACCGTGGCGGAAAACATTTTCCTCGGCCGCGAACCCAGCACCCTAGGCTGGCTGCGAAAACGGGAAATGAACCGCCAGGCACAAGCATTGATTCTGCAGCTCGGACTCACCGAACTCCGCGACGTGACTGCAACCGTCTCGACACTCAGCACCGCTCACCAGCAACTGGTGGAGATCGCGCGGGCTCTGTCTCAGGAAGCACGCGTACTGGTACTCGACGAACCGACGTCGTCCCTCTCCGAACTGGAAGTGGAGGCACTGTTCCAGACACTCCGTCGCCTGCGCGCACAGGGGGTCGGCATCGTCTATATTTCACATCGCATGGAAGAGATCATGCGACTTTCTGATCGCATCACCGTTCTGCGGGATGGAAAGACGGTCGGCACTGCTCCCGCCAGTGAGGTCAATCCCCAGACACTGATCCGCTGGATGGTCGGTCGAGATATCAAGGACCACTTTCCGCGGCCCTCTCATCGTCCTGGCGCGGTCGCATTGAGCGTGAGTGATTTGAGTAACGCGAACGTGGCAGACGTTTCATTCGAAGTCCGTTACGGCGAAGTTCTGGGGCTGGCGGGGCTGGTGGGCGCCGGACGCACCGAACTCGCCCGGGCTCTGTTCGGCATCGACCGAATCGACAAGGGCACAATTCAGATCGACGGAAAGCCGGTCCGGATCCGCAGTCCCCGTGATGCTCTCAGACAGGGGTTGGTACTGGTTCCTGAAGACCGCAAACAACAGGGATTGATCGTCGAGCAGAGTGTGGCTTTCAATATCACGCTCCCCTGGCTGAAAGAATGGATTCGCGGCTGCGCCTTTCATTACAAGACTCGCGATAAAATGGTCGAACGGACCATTTCACGGTTCGGCGTCAGGCTCTCCGATGCCGAACAACCGGTCCGCGATCTCTCGGGAGGTAATCAACAGAAAGTGCTCGTGGGTCGCTGGATGGAACATCCACCGAAAATCCTGATCCTCGACGAACCGACGCGCGGCATTGATGTTGGCGCGCGGGAAGACCTGTATCGAATTATCGGAGAGCTGGTCAGTCAGGGAATGGCATTGATCCTGATCTCTTCGGACCTGGATGAAGTCATGAATATCTCACACCAGATCGGCACCTTCCGCGCAGGCCGCCTGACAGGCATCTCACCGGCAGAGTCGGTCACCGCGGAAGAAGTCATGCATCAATTAACGGGAGGTAGCAGCGCGTGA
- a CDS encoding ABC transporter permease — MKVVKQMVPLLAAIIILLLLFRIWVPSFLTPENMLNLTQQISVNTILALGMTLVILVGGIDLSVGAMVALVGTTTVYCLTALSGDTQDPFMLLTAILAGLGVASLFGVFHGIAAAKTAMPPFIITLASMLIARGCALRFNGGLPMPIKDEQTWFLAIGNGRLFDVVPYPVVIMLSLFLLMALLLHRTRFGQHVYALGGNREAALYTGIPIVRVEITVYLLCSLMAGVAGMIHTSQLYSAEPGSGEMFELTAIAAVVVGGTSFTGGRGTMFGTMLGAVIIGILDKGLNQAGVHYSLQYIVKGAVILVAVYLDVRRNR, encoded by the coding sequence GTGAAAGTCGTGAAACAAATGGTTCCCCTGCTGGCAGCCATCATTATCCTCCTGCTGCTGTTCCGCATCTGGGTTCCCAGCTTCCTGACACCGGAAAACATGTTGAACCTGACTCAACAGATCTCCGTCAACACGATCCTCGCCTTAGGCATGACGCTGGTTATCCTCGTTGGCGGCATCGATCTGTCAGTCGGCGCGATGGTGGCTCTCGTCGGCACGACCACCGTCTACTGTCTCACCGCACTCTCGGGTGACACCCAAGATCCGTTCATGTTACTGACAGCCATCCTCGCAGGATTGGGGGTCGCTTCTCTGTTTGGAGTCTTTCATGGAATCGCGGCTGCGAAAACCGCCATGCCGCCATTTATCATCACACTGGCTTCCATGCTCATCGCCCGCGGATGCGCGCTGCGTTTCAACGGCGGATTACCGATGCCCATCAAAGACGAACAGACCTGGTTCCTCGCGATTGGCAACGGGCGACTGTTCGATGTCGTACCGTATCCCGTGGTGATTATGCTCTCACTGTTTTTATTGATGGCCCTGCTGCTGCATCGGACCCGTTTCGGTCAGCATGTCTATGCACTGGGCGGAAATCGGGAAGCGGCTCTCTACACAGGAATACCTATTGTGCGGGTAGAAATCACTGTATATCTACTCTGTTCCCTGATGGCGGGCGTCGCGGGCATGATTCATACTTCTCAACTTTATTCGGCGGAACCCGGTTCAGGGGAAATGTTTGAGTTAACAGCAATTGCCGCAGTTGTGGTCGGAGGCACAAGTTTTACTGGCGGACGGGGTACCATGTTTGGTACAATGTTAGGGGCCGTTATTATCGGGATACTCGATAAAGGCCTGAATCAGGCAGGAGTCCATTACTCTCTGCAGTACATCGTGAAGGGCGCAGTGATATTGGTTGCCGTCTACCTTGATGTCAGACGAAACCGATAA